Within the Marinobacter sp. SS13-12 genome, the region CCAGCGTACTGGCGGCGGATACGGTATTGCTCACCTGGGAAGCGCCGGTAACACGAACCGACGGCAGCGATCTTTCCCCTGAAGAAATTGATTATTACGAGTTGAAATATTCGATAACAGAAGGCGAAGGTAACACTGGAATAATTTCAGATAACGGGTCATCCGGCTTCGTTATTTACGGACCGGACGCGAGCACTTCGACCGTAACAGACGGGTATGTAGGCGAAAATTATGTGGCGATGCCTTCAGGAACAGGAGATAGCTATGCGAGCTGGTCGGTTAATGATATTTCGCCAGGGACTGAGTACCGGTTGTCAGCCAACTGGACGTCGTATAGCAACCGTGCAACGAACGCCACGTATCACGTCCAGTATGAAACGGTGAATGGTAACCTTGATGAAAGACAGTTCACTGTAGACCAGACCTCAGGTGGCGGCACATGGCAGGAGCTGGGTTCATTCATCCCAGGCTCTAGCCAGCTAACCGTTGTATTGGCGAATGACGCGGATGGCTACGTCATTGCAGATGCCATAAGGCTGGAGCCGGCCACGAAAGTTGTAGAGCCGATCAGAATAGAGTCTGATAAGACGCGATCCTATGTCGTTAGAGATCTGCCGGTAGGTGAATGGCAGTTTCAGATACGCGCTGTGGACACAGAGGGGCTTGCGAGTGATTATACTGAGCCTCAAGTTTCTTTAATTGAATAGTGTTGGCCTGTCCCGTGTTCAGACAAGGCCGCAGATTCCCTGTAAAAAGCGTTAAGGAGCGACGTAAGTGGCCTTGGTTTACTTTGACAAATTCATGGAGAGAACTGGTGTTGGGAATTTTGGCGATGACATAAACCCTGTTCTGATGGGCAGGTTTTTTAATAGGAATATTTTGTCATCCGAGGAGATAGCACTGTTCGGTATAGGAACGATACTGAACGACAACAACATAAAAAGTAATAATCACTATGCCAGAAAGGTGATTTTTAGCTCCGGCGTAGGGTACGGGAAACTTGAAACAACACTTGATGACACTTGGGATATTGCTTGTGTCAGGGGCCCGGGGTCGGCGAGGGCGCTTGGTATTGGGTTGGATAAAGCGATAGCCGATGGGGCAGTCTTGCTTTCAGAGATGTATAGCAAGCCCGCGAAAAAGTGCACAAGAGCGGTGTTTATCCCTCACGTCAATTCCCATCTTTCAACAGGACGACTGCTGGCAGCAATAGCCGATAAACTCGATATGGATTACTTGACCCCGAGTTGTAATGCTGATGAGTTTATCCGTACTGTGGCAAGTGCCCCTTTCGTTGTCACGGAGGCGATGCACGGGGCAATTCTTGCAGATACGATGCGGGTTCCCTGGATTCCCGTAAGTCTGCATGAATTCCATGAGTTTAAATGGCGTGACTGGATGGACTCTGTGGGACTAAAAGGAAAACCGGTTCACTCCCTGTCGCCAAAATGCTGGGATGCAAGGGAAGGGAGCCAACCAGCTTCGTTTGTGCATCGGTTATATAAAAGCGGTAAGGGGAAGGTTCTCAAACATAATATCAGACAGGTGATTGCAACGCAGGAACCGCTCCTTAGTCAGCTGGATATCATCGATTCAAAAAAACAGGCACTTTTAGAAGTCGTGAATGACATCAATAGGGCCTATTCACGGATATAGTCTCGGAGTTGCATGCGGCCAAAATATACTCAGAGACCTCAGTGCCACTATCCAGCTCCCGGATTTCCCGGGAGTAGCGATCCATAGTTTCCTTTATTGCATTGTCGTGCAGGATGTCACTGAGAAATCTGGATACTTGCTCAACAGAAAAGTGATTTTTATTAATAACCCTCCCTGCGCCCAAGGTTTCGACAACCCAGGCATTGTAGGGCTGGTCCCATATCTGGGGGATACACAGCAGCGGTTTTGCGAACCAGAATGCCTCCTGCACTGCTCCAGACCCTGCATGTGAAACAAATCCACGTATGCGCTGGTCTGCCAGTAATGTTGGTTGGGGGCCCCAGGATATCCATCGTATGTCTGGATCGCTCTTGAAACTTGTCGGCACGGGATCGGTCCGAGAAACCCAGAGAATTCTGCAGTGGTTTTCTTTTGCTCCCCTGATCAGGCAGTGTGAAAGCTTGTTGGTTATGGTGACCATGGATCCAAGGCTCACCAGAATGACGGGTTTTTTTGGCTGCATTTCCAGCCAGGCCTGATCTTCGTTCGATATGTTGCCAGCCACCAGGGGAGGAAGAGGGCCAAATGCTTGAATACCGCCACACACAGTAATTTTTGGTTGGAGATGACGACTCTCAACCGTTGCCATGCCGGTTGTAAAGATCTGTTTGGGCTTGCCTGAAAGCTTTCCTCTTTTGATGATTTCGTCCCACTTCCGATTTATATCGATTTTCATTTCCTGCGTCGAACGGTGGGCTTCTTTGTTCAGCTTAGAATTGGCTGCGTGTGAGAGCTTCCCAATAATTTTAGACAATACTGGTATTGATTTGCTGGCCAGAAGTGACGGCCGCTTAGCGTAGGGCTGTGGATTCTGACACTGCTGATTTGACCCGGATGCCCGGTGCATAAGAACTGGGATACCTAATTGAACACCCAGGTCATGTATTGCTGCGCCTAACAAGTGTTCGTCAGCGATGATCAGATCTGGTTTGTGTTGTTGAAATTTATCTTTGAGCAAGGGCAAAAAGGATAAGCCTTTATATTGAATCGGCTGGAAATAGTGTGACTCAAAATACCTATTGAAATAGAGTTTTCTGTAGAGCGGGCTTGTATGGGAAATCCTTTTCAGAAGAGAGGAGGCGTTGGCCGGCAGAACAGGGGGGAGCAATTCATACTCGAAGCCTTGGGTGGCAGGCAGGCTTTTGCCTTCTTCCGGCACAATGAAACGGCACTCAATATCATCGGTTGTCAGAGCCGAAGCAATGCGCAATAGGGGGATGACGTGCCCGGCGTCAGGTATCAGTGACACAAAAGTAATGCGCATTTCCCAAAGTCCTTTTCGTTTATCACATACTTGGCTGTTTCGCGAATTATCCGGAGTCGAGTCTATACCGAAACTTAAAATCAGCAAAACGTTGCACTGGGTTTACAGGTGGTGTCGAAAAACTTTACGCCCAATGGGCGTTAGGGAACTTTGGTGTTTATAACACTATGAAAAATAACGATTAAAAAGCACTGGCATGGATATGGCTTATAGTCGGAAGTGTTTTTCGCAGTAACCATAATGAAGAAGGATCTACCATGAATAAGATGTCGATGTTGGGAGGAGTGTTCGCTGCTTCATTAGTTGCACCTGCCTTTGCAATGCCGGTGATATCCGTCGATAGCGTGTCTGGTGTTTGGTCAGACGCTGTTGGTGGCACCAACGTAAATTACATTGACGGCGGCCAGGAAGTACGTTGGGGCGGCGGTCAACCAACACAAAGTGGCTACCGTTTTGATGGTTCCGCACCTGCTGCCTTTGATGTGGACATAAACGAAGAGTTCGATTTGGGCGATTTCACCCATTTTAACTATCAGATCAACGCTGGCACGGGCGTCGACAGTGTTTTGCTGAGTATTTCAATGGCCATCTCAGTAGATGGCAACCCGTATGCTACGCCTCTTTCGTTTACCTTCCTGCATGAGGAAACCCCGAACTCTGGTAACGGGTGCTGTGACGATATCGTATCCTTCGAAAGCCTGGTGTCATCAGAGACTTTCGAGGTTGATGGAGCGCTGTATACGCTCGACCTCAGAGGGTTCAGCCAGGAGGGCGGCCCCACCATGGAAGAGTTGATTACATCTGAGGGAGCCGACAACGTGGCTCAACTCAGAGGTGTATTCACCAAGGTTCCTGAGCCCGGCACTCTTGCCCTGCTCGGTCTGGGCCTTGCCGGACTGGGACTTTCGCGTCGCCGCAAGTCCTGATTCCGATAGAGACCACCTACAGAGATTGTAGTGGCCTTTAAAATAAAAACCCGGCGCTCATATGAACGCCGGGTTTTTTGTTGTGCCGGGTGAATATCAGCGTTGGACGTCCTCAAGAAATCGTTCGAACGTGGCTCTCTGGCTCGAACAGTCAGGTTTTTTCTCGCCTTCACTTACGCCTTCACACCGTCCGGCAAGTGCCCACAGGGCGCCGCGGGCGTCGCCCTGCAGTTTGTTGAGAGCGCCTTTGATCTTCACTTCAATCCTGGAGTTGGTCAACTCCTCGCCTATCTGATACCAGGACCATAGGATAACGTAGGAGCTATCGGTGTTCTTCTGTATGACCGTCTCGGTGAGGGTGTCAGGGCTTCCAGAACCGCTACTATTCAGTGTTCGGGACGTTTTGGAGACAAGCTTCCATTCCTTTTGGTCGAACAGCTGGTTTCGGTAGCCGATCAGTTCCTTGTTCTGCGCCTGACGGCGATACCCTGTGATTTGCAGTTGTACCTGCTTCAGGTCATCGGAAACATACGTTCCGCTGAGATCGATGTCCGGTTTTGCAAAATCGGGTTGCCATATATTTGCGTGTCTCAGGGGGCCGCTCCAGTCAGAGTCTGGCGTAGGCAGTCCCGGCGCCCATGAGCTGGCCATGCGCTCTGTTCTGGCATCAAGGGCGGCCGGCAGAAGCGGTGGCAACAGGAGGAGGAGTGACGCTGCCAGGGGCCATTTGATGGACGGGTACTTTGCGTGCGCCTGCCCGGTTTCGGGTTTGTGGTTGCTGGATGTGTTCTCGCTGTCAGAAGCGGGCTGTTCCAGTTTGCCTGAAATAAAGAATAGCGGCACCAGCGTCACAATGACGAAGATAACCCATCCGAAGAGCTCATGGTCCTCAATCAGTGAGGTTTCCATGTCGGTGTAGTGCCCTGCCGCTATGATTCCAAAGACTCGTATCCAGTTCGCCACCATGGACAATAAGCCGGCAATGACAATCAACAGGGCAATGCGGGTATTCGAACGGTAATAGAGCTGGCCATAGAAAGCAGCGAGAAAAAGCGCAACCATCAGGTACCGCACACCACTGCAACCGTTTTCAACCAGGAAGGTCCCGACATCCAGAATGATGTAAAACTCGTGGATGGTGGCTGGAATATCAAATGCCTGAAGCAGGATTGTGTTAAAGAAAACGGTGATGTGTTGGAGGAGGGGCGAGAAGTCGTCCCATATAGGTACCGCGAAAATCAGCAGCAGAATTGGCCCGCCTGCGGTGGTTACGAATCCCTTTCCCCATATAGACCAACCCCAGAACAGGATGATCATTGGCGCCAGCATCAAACGGAACACTCTGATGTCTGCCGCCTGGGAGAGGATCAGCGTGGCAGTGGCGCCAGCCAGTAAAAACAACCCCAGGGGGGAGCCGGTGACCTTCAGGTCGGCGAGGGTCTTTCTTCTCTGGTACAGAAGAAAGAAAACGCCACCCAGCACCAAAAACCCGTGGTTGTAGACGATTGAGTCATACCACAGGTGAACAAATGACTGCCATTCAGCCCATAGTCCAACCGTCAGCAGCGGAATTGATGCCAACCAGAGATAACGCATTGTTAAAGCTCGATCCATCAGCCCTGGTCACCAAATTTTTCCAGAATACGTTGCGCATCCGCATTCCTGCCCACAGCGCGGTAGGCCTCTGCGAGGTGAAGAGCGATTTCTTCTGAGTCGGGCTGAAGCTCGTGGGCCTTTTTAAGGATGGGCAGGCTTTCTTCAGATTTGCCGGCTTTCAGCATGATCCATCCATAAGTATCCACGATGGCCGCACTCTCTGGAGCAAGGTCGTAGGCTTTTTTGGCCATGGATACCGCCCGCTCATCCCCCGTTTCGTGATACAGCCAGGCGAGGTTGTTCAGTACAACGGTATTCTCGGGCATTGAGTCGAGTATTTTCTCGTAATTGGCTTTGGCTTTATCCTTTTCGCCCTCGGACTGCTGGAGCAGGGCGAGCCTCAGGCGTAGCTGCACGTTACCAGGGTAGCTATCAACGCCTGATTCGAGAAGTGAGAGAGCGTCGTCTTCCTTGCCAATGGCCTGCAGGACTGCAGCGTAGGCATTGATAATGCCGGCACTGGACTGTTTGTCCATTGCCAGTTGATAGAACTCGGCCGCCTGTTGGTATTCGCCCAGGCTTTCAAAATAGCGTGCCTCTATCAGGTAAGGCCTTGGAGAATCCGGATGCTGTTGTTTCGCTTCCTGGAGAATGCTTCGGGCTTCATCAGTGTCCTCCGCAATGAATGCCTGTTGAGCTGCCTGCAGGGAAATCTCTTCGTTCTCAGGAAAAAGCGCTCTGGCTCGGTTCAGAATCACTGTGGCCCGGTCAGCCTCTCCCGTTTCTCTGATTCTCGCCGCCATTGTGTTGTAGATGTTCGCGACAAGAGGTGCGGCCCGCGATGGCGTATTTTCCTCGTCACGCTCAAGTAACGAGGCGGTGAGATCGTCCGCTTCCTGGGTTTTACCCTCGCGTAATGCCAGTTCCAGAAGGATGAGGCGTGGGCCAGTTGCATCGGGGTTGTTTTCAAGCACTTCCCGCATGAAGCGTTCAGTTTCTTCCTGATCCAGAACCGCGGTGAGCCCTTGAAGAGCCTGTCGGCTGTCTGGCGCCAGTTCGACTGCTCTGCGGAATTGCTTCTGCGCCTCGTCGAGATTTTCCTGACTGAGCGCTAATCTGCCCAGGGCGATGATCGGGCCCAGCGCCTCAGGGTGTTTGTTGAGCGCTTGCGTGAAGTATTTGCGCGCTTCCTCCATGTTGTTTTCGCTTGCAGACAGGTTTCCACGAATCACCAGGGCGTCGACGTTGTCCGGCTCATCCTTGATCCACTGTGATGCTGTATTCACGGCTGCTGACATGTCCCCGGAGCTTGCCTGGGTCTGAATCAGAAGCGTTCTGGCCTGATCGAGGTCAGGCGCCTTGTTACGTACCTGAGTTATCAGGTCGATTGCTCGTGAATGTTCTCCCTTCCGATTCAGATAGGCGGCGTATCGTAACCGCAACTGGTGATTATCGGGGTTGAGTTCCAGGGCTTTTTCCATGAGCGCTTCGCCGGTCTCGGCATCGCCACTGGCAAGTGACGCTATTGCCACTAAAGCGAGCGTTTCCGGGTCTGAGTCTTTGTCTTCCAGGGTATCGAGTATGTCCTGTGCGCCCTGGGGGTTGCGCATTTGAAGGCGTGTGGCCGCCAATAATTTGCCCGCAACCTCCGAGTCGCCCATTTCTGCAACCGGGGCCAGCAGCTTTTCGGCCTCCTCAACACGGCCCTGCCTGAAACGCACAAGGCCCAGCATCAAGGCACTTTGCTCATGACTGGGGGCCTGCGCGAGAACTTCCTCCAGGTAACGCGCTGCTGTGTTGAGGTCGCCTTCTTCCATGGCTTCCTGGGCGGCCACCAGGTTACTTTTGATGGTGCCGGGAGCAGACTTGGCCAGTATCTCTTCATAGACAAAGGCTTCGGATTGCTTTCCCTGGGCTCTCAATACCCGGATAAGAGCAGAGATCGTGGTGTATTTGCGCTGGGTCATGACATCGTACTGGCCAATGTCCTCGAGCGCCCTGATGTAGCTGTCTTCCGCCTTCGACCACTCTTTTTCAGCGTGAGCCATCTGAGCTTTCCATAGCCAAAGTTCGGTATGCTCACCGTTGATCTCTTCTGCTTCCGCCACCAGCTCAAGCGCTTTTTCCTTTTCACCCTTGGCGAACGCAGTCTTTGACAGGCCAATTACCGATTCAACCGCACCTGGGTCGATCTCTCTGGCTTTTTCAAACGCGGCATTGGCCTCTTCGAGGCGATCTGATGCCAGATAGATTTCGCCCTCGAGTAACGCAGCCCTGGTTTCTACTGGCCGGTCGGGAGAGGTAATACCTTCCAGTTCAGCCAATGCCTGCCCATACTCGCCTTGCATGAGGCTTGCTTCGGCCAGGATGAGGCTGGCGCGGTTTTTGACCTCGGCACTGAGTTCCTCTTCAGGGATTTGCTCCATGACCCAGTCAAGCTGCCTTTCCGCATTGACCGCATCGCCGGCCTTCAGCAGGTTGTCGATGATCAGAAAATAGGGTTCAAGTTTCTCAGGCTGCAACTCGATCGCACTACGCGCCTCCAGCGTACTGGCCTTGAGCTCACCCTGGCGCTGGAAAAAGCGTGACTGGTCAAGGTGGCTGATATACTGGATTTCTTCCTGGCTCATTTCATTGCCGTTCTCTCCGCCGCAACCGGCGAGAGTCAGCGAGATGGCAACTGAAAGAAGGGTGGCACGTACTGCTAAAACTGGTTTCATGGCCCTGTTCCTTTCCTTTCTGGGTATTGTTATGGATTCCCTGCCTGCATTTCAGGCGCTTGGCGATTCAGCGGATGTCTCTATATGGTACTTGTCCGTCAGGTTGTAGAGTGTTGGCCGGGTTACGCCCAGCAGGCGCGAGGCCTGTGCCATATTGAAGCTGCAGGACTGCAGCGCCTGTAAAATTGCCGCACGCTCAGCGTTTTCACGCACCTGCCGCAGGTTGAGCTGGCTCTCGGGGCCTTCCTCGTCGCAGTTGAGCTGCAAATCGGCGGCGGTGACCCGTTTGCCATCCGCCATGATGGTGGCTCGTTTTACCTTGTTGATCATTTCCCTCACGTTGCCAGGCCAGGCGTAGCTCTTGATGCCCTTGATGGCATCTTCGGTAAAGGCGAGGTTGGGGCGGTCCATCTGTTTGCCCAGCGATTTCAACAACGATTGCGCGATGACCAGGGCGTCTCCTTCCCGCTCCCGGAGCGCCGGAACGTCCAGCGTAATCTCGCTGATACGGTAGTAAAGATCTTCGCGGAAAGTGCCCTGGGTAATGAGTTCATGAACGTCGCGGTGGGTGGCGCATACCACGCGCACGTCTACCGGAACCGGCTTCACCGAGCCCACCCGGTCTACTACCCGTTCCTGCAGGAAGCGCAGCAGCTTGGCCTGGAGGGCCATGGGCATGTCGCCGATTTCATCCAGAAACAGGGTGCCGCCGTTGGCGTTCTCGATCTTGCCTTTTTTGCTCTGGGTTGCGCCGGTGAAGGAGCCTTTCTCAAAGCCGAACAGTTCGCTTTCCAGAAGGTTCTCTGGAATGGCGGCGCAGTTGATTGCCGCAAAGGGATTGTCTGCCCGATGGCTCAGGTCATGGAGGGCGCGTGCGAGCAGTTCCTTGCCGGTACCGGTTTCGCCGGTAATCAGGGTGGTCACGTCGGTGGGGGCAACTTTTTCCAGGGTACGGCAGATGGAGAGCATTTGTGGGCTGGCAGCGACAATGCCCTTGATACTGGTGCCGTTACGCTGGCGTGAAAGCTCGCGGTTGTCACGCTCCAGTTCTGCTAACCGGAATGCGCGGTTGACCACAAAGGTAAGAATGTCGGCATCCAGGGGTTTCTGGTAGAAATCGCTGGCGCCCATGCCGATGGCCTTGACGGCGTTTTCCTTGTCCTCACGACCGGTCACCACGATGATCTTGGTCATGGGGGCCAGTCGCAGGACTTCTTCCAGCAACAGGAAGCCTTCGGACGCTCCGCCAGGATCGGGGGGCAGGCCCAGATCCAGGGTGATTACGTCTGGCTCAGTTCGTCGCAGGGCCGCTAGTGCAGACTCCCGGTCAGCGGCAACGGTCACTTCCAGGTCCGCGCTGAAACACCAGCGCATCTGGCTTTGCAGACCCGGATCGTCCTCTACGATTAAAAGTCGTCTACTCACAACGGCTACAAATCCTTTTTTGTATTGTGATGGTCTTGCGGTGAATCCTCTCACCCTGATTTTTAACCGAATATTGACGCTTTGCAATGATAGTGTTCGGTTGATTTCAATTGCGCCATTTATTTGGCATTTTGCTTTGGCGCTGTCTCGCCGGTAAACGTTTGTTCTGGCGCGATTTCGTCAGGCGCCTGTTCCTCAACAGGCCTGGCGAGAGGGAATCGGATTGAAAAACACGAGCCCAACCCGGGTTCGCTGGTGACGTCGATATTGCCCCCTACGTTACGCACATATTCCCGGGCCTGATAGGCACCAATGCCCATGCCGGTCAGCCCCTTGGTGCTCTCAAAGGGCTTGAATAGCTGGGCCTGGATGAAATCTTCGGTCATGCCGGCCCCGGTATCCTGAATAAACAGTACCACACTGCCGCTGGCAGTTTTCAGGGTCAGGGTTATCTCACCGTCTGGTGGTGTGGCGTCCTGGGCATTCTGTATCAGGTGTCCGAGGATGCTACAGAGTTGGTCCCGGTCGGCATTGATATGGATTTTCCCGGGGTCGCCGGCAACCCGAGGTGCTGGCTGGCGACGGGAATAGTGCTCCGCAAGGTGGGTAACCACCTCGCGAAGCTCTACTTCTTCGGTCACCATCGTGTCGTCGGCCGGCTTACGGATATGGTCCACAAGGTTGGACATTTTGCGAACGGCGTGGTCGGTGGTGTTGATCATGTCGTCAATAAAGGCCGGATTTTCCCGGTGCCTGGGGGCATTCTTCACCAGTAAAGACAATTGTGCAATCAGCGTTTTCAGGTCATGCACCATAAAGGCGGACGCCTTGCTCACGGCCTCGAACTGCATGGCTCGTGAGAGTCGGTTCTGGGCATCTGCCTGGGCCAGCAGGTTACAGGTTTGCCGGGCCACAACCTTGATCAGGTCGAAGTTTTCCCAGTTCAGCTCCACCCGGGCGTAGGGATTGCCGATCATGGCAATGCCGTACAGGTCGTTGCTGAGGTACAGGGGAATAATCAGCCAACCGTCGGATATTTTCGAGATTGAATCGGGTATTTCCAGCAGGTTGTAGGCTACCGGATCCCTCTGGTATTCGTGCAGGTCAATAATCCACTCACGTTCTCCGAAAAACCGCACCAGTTCCGAGTTGGCGTCAATGGAGGTGTATTTCGGGGTTACCAGGTTTACAGCGGTTTTGAGCAGATAGTCCCCGTGGTCTTCCCGTATCCACAGGGCACCGGCGTTGCTTTCCACCAGGCCGGTGAGGATACGGATCACCCGTTCAGGCAGTGGCGGGTTTTCGCTGAGGTCGGCCATCTCCCGGGTCATTTTCAGCCATTCTTCCCGGTAATCGTACTTGTAGTCGAAGAAGTTCTGGCTGATGAATACCATCAGCCGGGATCTGACGCGCCGCGAGGTCAGTAAGGTGGCGAGAAACATCAGGGCAATGGTGAGGAACAGCACCTGGAGGGCCTCGCCCCAGTCGCCGCCCAGCGTTTTAACGTAGTAGCCACCCAGCGCCAGGAAGAGCAGGTAGGCACCGGCCAGCAGCAGGGTGCCGGCGTGGAATACGGCGGACCGGGAGAGCTGGAAATCCACCGGCTGTTTCCGGGTGTTGATAACGTTGACGGCAAACAGGGGGACCAGCGCGGCGTTGACCAGCCCCCGGGCATTCCAGAAGGAGTCCGCCACCTGGCCGAACAGCAGCGCGTCGGCATACATGAAAAAGTCGAAGGCGAACAGGGTGGCTACCGCGATGCAGACATACTTCATGCTCGAGCGGCCAAACGACAGCGAGTTGCGCCAGATCTGTTCAACCAGCGACAGACCCAGCAGGGAGAGGGCGATCTGGCCCACCACCTTGGTTTTACCGTCGAGAATGGTGAGTCCGAAGGTGTATTCCATAAGCCCGGAACCCAGGAGCAGGACTACCAGGGTTACTGTGGCCGTTGCCAGAATACGGCGCAGACGGCCCACCAGGTTGGCGCTGCGGAAGGAGTCCCGTAGCAGGGCGAAAAGCACCGTGATCCAGGCTGCGTCCCGCAACAGTTCCAGCATGTAGCGGATGAAAAATCCGGGTTCACCCCAGAGGCTCTGGGTAATCAGCGAGCCGGCCCAGATCATGGTCACCAGGGAAGCCAGCAGCAACGAGCGGTCGATATCCCGCCGAAGGTATCGTGTGGCAATAACCGCGGCAAGCAGCCCATAGGCTATGGCTGCCGTGGCATGACTGATCAGGCTGAAATCGTCCAACATGGCTCGCGTCCTGCGTTATGCGCCATTACTTACACCGGTTTTTTATTCTCGCGGTAAAACCGGAATATTTCTTTCAGCGGCCGCTTGGGGGTGAAATTGAACTCCCGGGCGAACGCTCTGCCGTCAATCACGACAGGATACTTGAAAAAGTGCATCAGATACGAAGGAAAACTTCGCAGGTTCAGGGTGCGGAGTATCAGTCTCGGCAATATGGGTGGAATGGACGGTATCGGGATTCGCTTGCAGCCGCAAAGTTTCAGAGCGTGCTGATAGGCCACCCAGTCTTCCGGCGCCACATTGAATATGCCTCGCTGGGGCTTGTTGTAGGCCAGCACAATGGCATCGGCCATATCGTCGATATGGATAAACTGCATCATCGGTGAAAAGCCGGCCAGTACGGGCGCCCGTTCCATGCCCAGCAGGGTGCTGATGGAGTTGCGTACACCGGGGCCGACGATGTTGCAGGGCCGAAGAATGGTGATGTTCAGGTCCGGGTAGCGCCAGAGGTAGATGTTGGCAAGGTTTTCCAGTTCTACGGAATCGA harbors:
- a CDS encoding polysaccharide pyruvyl transferase family protein; translation: MALVYFDKFMERTGVGNFGDDINPVLMGRFFNRNILSSEEIALFGIGTILNDNNIKSNNHYARKVIFSSGVGYGKLETTLDDTWDIACVRGPGSARALGIGLDKAIADGAVLLSEMYSKPAKKCTRAVFIPHVNSHLSTGRLLAAIADKLDMDYLTPSCNADEFIRTVASAPFVVTEAMHGAILADTMRVPWIPVSLHEFHEFKWRDWMDSVGLKGKPVHSLSPKCWDAREGSQPASFVHRLYKSGKGKVLKHNIRQVIATQEPLLSQLDIIDSKKQALLEVVNDINRAYSRI
- a CDS encoding glycosyltransferase, with amino-acid sequence MRITFVSLIPDAGHVIPLLRIASALTTDDIECRFIVPEEGKSLPATQGFEYELLPPVLPANASSLLKRISHTSPLYRKLYFNRYFESHYFQPIQYKGLSFLPLLKDKFQQHKPDLIIADEHLLGAAIHDLGVQLGIPVLMHRASGSNQQCQNPQPYAKRPSLLASKSIPVLSKIIGKLSHAANSKLNKEAHRSTQEMKIDINRKWDEIIKRGKLSGKPKQIFTTGMATVESRHLQPKITVCGGIQAFGPLPPLVAGNISNEDQAWLEMQPKKPVILVSLGSMVTITNKLSHCLIRGAKENHCRILWVSRTDPVPTSFKSDPDIRWISWGPQPTLLADQRIRGFVSHAGSGAVQEAFWFAKPLLCIPQIWDQPYNAWVVETLGAGRVINKNHFSVEQVSRFLSDILHDNAIKETMDRYSREIRELDSGTEVSEYILAACNSETISVNRPY
- a CDS encoding THxN family PEP-CTERM protein — protein: MNKMSMLGGVFAASLVAPAFAMPVISVDSVSGVWSDAVGGTNVNYIDGGQEVRWGGGQPTQSGYRFDGSAPAAFDVDINEEFDLGDFTHFNYQINAGTGVDSVLLSISMAISVDGNPYATPLSFTFLHEETPNSGNGCCDDIVSFESLVSSETFEVDGALYTLDLRGFSQEGGPTMEELITSEGADNVAQLRGVFTKVPEPGTLALLGLGLAGLGLSRRRKS
- the xrtA gene encoding exosortase A produces the protein MDRALTMRYLWLASIPLLTVGLWAEWQSFVHLWYDSIVYNHGFLVLGGVFFLLYQRRKTLADLKVTGSPLGLFLLAGATATLILSQAADIRVFRLMLAPMIILFWGWSIWGKGFVTTAGGPILLLIFAVPIWDDFSPLLQHITVFFNTILLQAFDIPATIHEFYIILDVGTFLVENGCSGVRYLMVALFLAAFYGQLYYRSNTRIALLIVIAGLLSMVANWIRVFGIIAAGHYTDMETSLIEDHELFGWVIFVIVTLVPLFFISGKLEQPASDSENTSSNHKPETGQAHAKYPSIKWPLAASLLLLLPPLLPAALDARTERMASSWAPGLPTPDSDWSGPLRHANIWQPDFAKPDIDLSGTYVSDDLKQVQLQITGYRRQAQNKELIGYRNQLFDQKEWKLVSKTSRTLNSSGSGSPDTLTETVIQKNTDSSYVILWSWYQIGEELTNSRIEVKIKGALNKLQGDARGALWALAGRCEGVSEGEKKPDCSSQRATFERFLEDVQR
- a CDS encoding tetratricopeptide repeat protein, with translation MKPVLAVRATLLSVAISLTLAGCGGENGNEMSQEEIQYISHLDQSRFFQRQGELKASTLEARSAIELQPEKLEPYFLIIDNLLKAGDAVNAERQLDWVMEQIPEEELSAEVKNRASLILAEASLMQGEYGQALAELEGITSPDRPVETRAALLEGEIYLASDRLEEANAAFEKAREIDPGAVESVIGLSKTAFAKGEKEKALELVAEAEEINGEHTELWLWKAQMAHAEKEWSKAEDSYIRALEDIGQYDVMTQRKYTTISALIRVLRAQGKQSEAFVYEEILAKSAPGTIKSNLVAAQEAMEEGDLNTAARYLEEVLAQAPSHEQSALMLGLVRFRQGRVEEAEKLLAPVAEMGDSEVAGKLLAATRLQMRNPQGAQDILDTLEDKDSDPETLALVAIASLASGDAETGEALMEKALELNPDNHQLRLRYAAYLNRKGEHSRAIDLITQVRNKAPDLDQARTLLIQTQASSGDMSAAVNTASQWIKDEPDNVDALVIRGNLSASENNMEEARKYFTQALNKHPEALGPIIALGRLALSQENLDEAQKQFRRAVELAPDSRQALQGLTAVLDQEETERFMREVLENNPDATGPRLILLELALREGKTQEADDLTASLLERDEENTPSRAAPLVANIYNTMAARIRETGEADRATVILNRARALFPENEEISLQAAQQAFIAEDTDEARSILQEAKQQHPDSPRPYLIEARYFESLGEYQQAAEFYQLAMDKQSSAGIINAYAAVLQAIGKEDDALSLLESGVDSYPGNVQLRLRLALLQQSEGEKDKAKANYEKILDSMPENTVVLNNLAWLYHETGDERAVSMAKKAYDLAPESAAIVDTYGWIMLKAGKSEESLPILKKAHELQPDSEEIALHLAEAYRAVGRNADAQRILEKFGDQG
- the prsR gene encoding PEP-CTERM-box response regulator transcription factor, producing the protein MSRRLLIVEDDPGLQSQMRWCFSADLEVTVAADRESALAALRRTEPDVITLDLGLPPDPGGASEGFLLLEEVLRLAPMTKIIVVTGREDKENAVKAIGMGASDFYQKPLDADILTFVVNRAFRLAELERDNRELSRQRNGTSIKGIVAASPQMLSICRTLEKVAPTDVTTLITGETGTGKELLARALHDLSHRADNPFAAINCAAIPENLLESELFGFEKGSFTGATQSKKGKIENANGGTLFLDEIGDMPMALQAKLLRFLQERVVDRVGSVKPVPVDVRVVCATHRDVHELITQGTFREDLYYRISEITLDVPALREREGDALVIAQSLLKSLGKQMDRPNLAFTEDAIKGIKSYAWPGNVREMINKVKRATIMADGKRVTAADLQLNCDEEGPESQLNLRQVRENAERAAILQALQSCSFNMAQASRLLGVTRPTLYNLTDKYHIETSAESPSA